A portion of the Shewanella sp. SNU WT4 genome contains these proteins:
- a CDS encoding alpha-ketoglutarate-dependent dioxygenase AlkB, producing the protein MTKSAICPISLFPRYISQEFSQQLQDESRTYPFTQPQIRHFGKSIAIPRQQAWFADLGCDYKYSSLMMTAKPWPSLLAQLRQRLITDFGTPVNGVLVNHYRHGAESMGWHSDNEAEIVDNSDIYSISLGATRDFLLRHSNGEKLTIRLHDGDLLIMHYPMQQEWQHSLPKRARVQTSRWNFTFRQVTPYFHES; encoded by the coding sequence ATGACTAAATCAGCTATATGTCCCATCAGCCTCTTTCCCCGCTATATTAGCCAAGAGTTCAGTCAGCAATTACAAGATGAATCGCGCACTTACCCTTTTACTCAGCCACAGATACGACACTTTGGCAAAAGTATCGCTATACCGCGCCAGCAAGCATGGTTTGCTGACTTAGGTTGTGATTATAAATATTCATCGTTAATGATGACTGCTAAGCCTTGGCCAAGCTTGTTAGCGCAATTGCGCCAACGCTTAATTACAGATTTTGGTACTCCAGTGAACGGCGTACTAGTGAATCACTATCGCCATGGAGCGGAGTCCATGGGCTGGCATAGTGATAATGAAGCTGAAATTGTTGATAACAGCGATATTTATTCCATCAGTTTAGGGGCAACTAGGGATTTTTTACTGCGGCATAGTAATGGTGAAAAGCTCACCATCCGCCTGCATGATGGCGACCTCTTAATCATGCATTATCCTATGCAGCAAGAATGGCAACATAGCCTGCCAAAGCGCGCCAGAGTGCAAACCAGCCGCTGGAATTTCACCTTCAGGCAAGTGACGCCCTATTTTCATGAGAGCTAG
- a CDS encoding methyltransferase, with protein sequence MGEDTLTLHRYPQDQVSNLQAWDAGDEHLINIFMTEMASSPIAHCSLINDQFGALCCGLSRRFPELAISIQSDAKTSQLGIAQNLLANCLNPKITYLNARAALNQADTQVLMKLPKNLNFFREQLQQLSQSLVPGAKVLIAAKAKVINASLLALIKEHFGEASASLTFKKTRVITAIFDGRVRRAATAKTWAVPEYQLTLTNLSNVFASSKLDIGARIMLDNMPSGDFGSVIDLGCGNGVLGLRAAQLYPKAHIYFVDDSEMAVASAADNWQMNQFESERGHFHWDDCLTHMAQEDVVDLVLCNPPFHQGEAITDHIAWQMFVDARKQLAKGGLLQVVGNRHLNYHVKLKRLFGNCQTAASNGKFVILRAVKS encoded by the coding sequence TTGGGTGAAGACACACTCACCTTGCATCGTTACCCACAAGATCAAGTGTCGAATCTTCAAGCGTGGGACGCAGGTGACGAGCATTTAATTAATATCTTTATGACAGAGATGGCGAGCTCGCCCATAGCTCATTGCAGCCTCATCAATGATCAGTTTGGTGCCTTATGTTGTGGCCTAAGTCGCCGCTTCCCAGAACTTGCCATTAGTATTCAGTCGGATGCTAAAACCAGTCAATTGGGCATAGCGCAAAATTTACTGGCCAATTGCCTCAATCCAAAGATTACTTATCTTAATGCTCGCGCAGCCCTTAACCAAGCTGACACTCAAGTATTAATGAAGCTTCCTAAAAACCTTAATTTTTTCCGGGAGCAACTGCAGCAACTCAGTCAAAGTTTAGTGCCTGGCGCTAAGGTATTGATTGCCGCTAAAGCTAAGGTCATCAATGCTAGTCTGTTAGCTTTGATTAAAGAGCATTTTGGCGAAGCCAGTGCCAGTTTAACCTTTAAAAAGACGCGAGTGATCACCGCAATTTTTGATGGCAGAGTGCGCCGCGCAGCCACAGCCAAAACTTGGGCAGTGCCAGAATATCAGTTAACCCTCACTAACCTATCTAATGTATTTGCATCCAGTAAGTTAGATATTGGCGCGCGCATTATGCTCGATAATATGCCAAGTGGTGATTTTGGCTCTGTGATTGATTTAGGTTGTGGTAATGGCGTCTTGGGGCTGCGCGCCGCTCAACTTTATCCTAAAGCGCACATTTATTTTGTGGATGATTCTGAAATGGCAGTGGCAAGCGCCGCGGATAACTGGCAAATGAATCAGTTTGAATCCGAGCGTGGTCACTTCCATTGGGATGATTGTTTGACCCATATGGCTCAAGAGGATGTTGTTGACTTAGTGCTGTGTAACCCGCCGTTTCATCAAGGCGAGGCCATTACCGATCATATTGCGTGGCAGATGTTTGTGGATGCCCGTAAGCAGTTAGCTAAGGGCGGGTTATTGCAGGTGGTGGGCAATCGCCATCTTAATTATCACGTTAAATTAAAACGGCTGTTTGGTAATTGCCAAACGGCTGCCAGTAATGGCAAATTTGTGATCCTGCGAGCAGTTAAGTCATAA
- a CDS encoding EAL domain-containing protein: MMLHRSTVQYNSILSLVVGTFLIMLLTASLWASKYTLTQLLMYKTEQLNLFYDQHMHDAHGQMTALKEQLALVEEEQCNSELIELLRQQMYDRDEYYVPMVYIKNQALFCSALGAMPTPENIVKMSTNVAGLGLYTIKYPDGNVKVFVGIDDNDVQVFRRLLLGSRFKTLLKNSWFLSGAVIKVGEHTWFTVGATHERGQMVHVDSDETPLAFTLSSSQQIKNHLWLFYFVLMLAMSSFVAWLIFQARGALTTRYWQHKFTKALNNEEFKLEFQPVFNTRTSEVAGAETFLRWQHKGHQVPTVDFIDKLEHSPAMVAVTLWVIESALRELKSLLVSGKLRWCSINISAQDIESGSVLSMLDKWQQQGYPLASINFELTERLPISDWPQAQEFVAACQHYGCGVKLDDVGTGYGSHLYLQQLPFNAIKIDRAFVSLLGLAESKLSLVTTYVDIAKEMQADVIAEGVETQEQAEILQELGIYLHQGWYYARSMDADELRRFILTR, translated from the coding sequence ATGATGTTGCATAGATCTACGGTTCAATATAACAGCATACTGTCTCTTGTTGTCGGCACCTTTCTTATCATGCTGCTGACGGCCTCTTTGTGGGCGAGTAAGTACACGTTAACTCAGTTATTAATGTATAAGACTGAGCAATTGAATCTGTTTTACGACCAGCATATGCATGATGCCCATGGGCAAATGACGGCGCTTAAAGAGCAATTAGCCTTAGTCGAAGAAGAACAGTGCAATAGCGAACTGATTGAATTGTTGCGCCAGCAAATGTATGACAGGGATGAGTACTATGTCCCTATGGTGTATATCAAAAACCAAGCGTTATTTTGCTCGGCATTAGGGGCTATGCCTACCCCTGAAAACATAGTGAAAATGTCCACCAATGTGGCAGGTCTTGGCCTGTATACCATTAAATATCCTGATGGTAACGTTAAGGTATTTGTGGGAATTGATGATAACGATGTACAAGTATTTAGACGATTATTACTAGGCTCAAGATTTAAAACCTTGCTTAAAAATAGCTGGTTTCTATCCGGTGCTGTCATTAAGGTCGGTGAGCACACTTGGTTTACTGTGGGGGCAACACACGAGCGTGGCCAAATGGTGCATGTTGATAGTGACGAAACGCCATTAGCATTTACCTTGAGTTCAAGCCAGCAGATTAAGAATCACCTGTGGCTGTTTTATTTCGTGCTGATGTTGGCTATGTCATCTTTTGTCGCTTGGCTGATCTTTCAGGCGCGCGGTGCACTAACCACTAGATACTGGCAACATAAATTCACTAAAGCATTGAATAATGAAGAGTTCAAGCTTGAGTTTCAGCCGGTGTTTAATACCCGCACATCAGAAGTGGCTGGCGCTGAGACATTTTTGCGGTGGCAGCATAAAGGCCACCAAGTACCAACGGTTGATTTTATCGATAAGCTTGAGCATAGCCCGGCTATGGTCGCTGTGACTTTATGGGTCATAGAGAGTGCGCTGCGGGAATTAAAATCCTTATTAGTGTCAGGCAAATTGCGCTGGTGCAGCATTAATATTAGTGCGCAAGATATTGAGTCTGGCTCAGTGCTTAGCATGCTGGATAAATGGCAGCAGCAAGGTTATCCATTAGCCAGCATTAATTTTGAGTTGACTGAGCGTTTACCCATTTCAGATTGGCCTCAAGCGCAAGAGTTCGTGGCGGCGTGCCAACATTATGGCTGCGGCGTAAAACTTGATGATGTTGGTACTGGCTATGGCAGTCATTTATACCTACAACAATTGCCCTTTAATGCGATTAAAATCGATAGGGCTTTTGTGAGTTTACTGGGGTTGGCTGAAAGTAAGCTGTCACTTGTGACTACCTATGTGGATATTGCCAAAGAAATGCAGGCCGATGTGATTGCCGAAGGGGTGGAAACTCAAGAGCAGGCCGAGATTTTACAAGAGTTGGGTATTTATCTGCATCAAGGCTGGTATTACGCTCGGTCTATGGATGCCGATGAATTGCGACGCTTTATCTTAACTCGTTAA
- a CDS encoding DEAD/DEAH box helicase — MSFSDLPLAPILQHNLHTLGFTTPTKIQALAIPLVVAGQDLLASAQTGTGKTAAFGLPILQQVLGQDLSVIPGNSPCVIKVLVLVPTRELAQQVFSQLDALAANTKVRINVAYGGISIGPQIHSLALGVDVLVATPGRLIDLLKKRRLNLKQLSMLVFDEADRMLDMGFMDEIREILKHLSKTRQTLLFSATLNDHIFKLSKRLQHQAQIIEVDERNTTGVNIVEQVYQVDPERKLALLSHLLSKNSWPRVLIFSRQRQDAAQLSQVLIEQGINAADLHGDLTQHQREQTLNAFKNSEINVIVATDIAARGLDIDDLPVVINMELPFKTEDYVHRVGRTGRAGLSGLAISLLDPQDEKLLHNLETFLGRRLPEQWYPGFEPDLTKEYERPKSLSKAAQKQAARKKALAQSSKRR; from the coding sequence ATGTCTTTTAGCGACTTGCCGCTGGCGCCAATCCTGCAACACAACCTCCACACCTTAGGTTTTACAACTCCCACTAAAATTCAAGCCCTAGCTATTCCATTGGTGGTTGCGGGGCAAGATCTGCTAGCAAGCGCACAAACTGGCACAGGTAAAACGGCGGCCTTTGGCTTGCCAATATTACAGCAAGTGTTAGGTCAAGATCTCAGCGTCATTCCAGGCAATAGCCCATGCGTTATCAAGGTCTTAGTCTTAGTGCCAACCCGCGAACTCGCGCAACAAGTGTTCAGCCAACTCGATGCCCTTGCCGCTAATACTAAGGTGCGCATTAATGTTGCTTATGGCGGTATCAGTATTGGCCCGCAAATCCACAGCTTGGCACTAGGCGTTGATGTGTTAGTGGCAACGCCGGGGCGCTTAATCGACTTACTCAAAAAACGTCGGCTTAATCTTAAGCAATTGTCTATGCTGGTTTTTGATGAAGCCGATCGCATGTTAGACATGGGGTTTATGGATGAGATCCGCGAAATCCTTAAGCATCTGTCGAAAACTCGTCAAACTTTATTATTTTCAGCCACTCTCAATGACCATATTTTCAAATTAAGTAAGCGCCTGCAGCACCAAGCACAGATCATAGAAGTGGATGAACGCAATACCACTGGGGTGAACATTGTTGAGCAGGTATACCAAGTCGATCCTGAGCGCAAATTGGCATTATTAAGTCATTTGCTCAGCAAGAACTCATGGCCACGGGTGCTGATTTTTAGTCGCCAACGTCAAGATGCGGCGCAATTAAGCCAAGTTTTAATAGAGCAAGGGATAAATGCCGCCGATTTGCATGGGGATTTAACGCAGCATCAACGCGAGCAAACCTTAAACGCTTTTAAAAATAGTGAGATTAATGTCATCGTCGCCACCGACATTGCCGCCCGCGGTTTAGATATTGATGATTTACCTGTGGTCATTAATATGGAGCTACCTTTTAAAACCGAAGATTACGTTCATCGTGTTGGTCGCACTGGCCGCGCCGGTTTAAGCGGTTTAGCCATTAGTTTGCTCGACCCACAAGATGAAAAGTTACTGCATAATCTCGAAACATTTTTAGGTCGCCGCTTACCTGAGCAGTGGTACCCGGGCTTTGAGCCTGATTTAACTAAAGAGTATGAGCGCCCAAAGAGCTTATCTAAAGCGGCGCAAAAACAAGCCGCTCGTAAAAAGGCGCTCGCACAATCAAGTAAACGCCGCTAG
- a CDS encoding sterol desaturase family protein produces MLTMEWLVAHPDWLLMILAPVFMLCMVLEWRVSRQSGRLPPSASYQWQEVSCNFALGALHQLTDITVGLMVIQVYLWLFDWRLLDISMGLMSFIVLMVAQDFCYYWFHRASHRVRWWWAAHSTHHSSESMNFSTAFRQSLMYPFAGMWLFWVPLVIIGFPPKWVVLSVLLNLGLQFIIHTQWIKNFGWLDLVFNSPSHHRVHHGRNPQYIDKNYAGVLIIWDKLFGTFEPEVEAVVYGITKPVNSTNPITVTFVEWQHMWRDVTAKGRSWRQRLAAIVAPPSASQESKW; encoded by the coding sequence ATGCTCACTATGGAATGGTTGGTTGCCCACCCAGATTGGCTACTTATGATATTAGCGCCGGTATTTATGTTGTGTATGGTGCTCGAGTGGCGTGTATCAAGGCAAAGCGGCAGATTGCCGCCATCGGCGAGTTATCAATGGCAAGAAGTCAGTTGTAACTTTGCTCTGGGGGCTTTGCATCAATTAACTGACATCACGGTTGGGCTTATGGTGATACAAGTTTATCTGTGGCTATTTGATTGGCGCCTACTGGATATTTCTATGGGGCTGATGAGCTTTATCGTGCTAATGGTGGCACAAGATTTTTGTTATTACTGGTTTCATCGCGCGAGCCATAGGGTGCGTTGGTGGTGGGCGGCGCATTCAACCCATCATAGCTCTGAGAGCATGAACTTTAGTACCGCGTTTCGCCAAAGTTTAATGTATCCCTTTGCCGGCATGTGGCTCTTTTGGGTGCCGTTAGTCATTATTGGTTTTCCGCCTAAATGGGTGGTGCTGAGTGTGCTGTTGAATTTAGGGTTGCAGTTTATTATTCATACCCAATGGATTAAGAACTTTGGCTGGTTGGATCTCGTGTTTAATTCGCCAAGCCACCACAGGGTGCACCATGGCCGTAATCCGCAGTACATAGATAAAAATTATGCTGGGGTGCTGATCATTTGGGACAAGTTATTTGGCACTTTTGAGCCTGAAGTGGAGGCCGTGGTGTATGGCATCACTAAGCCAGTAAATAGTACTAATCCTATTACCGTGACTTTTGTGGAATGGCAACACATGTGGCGTGATGTTACGGCTAAGGGGCGCAGTTGGCGCCAACGGTTAGCCGCCATAGTGGCACCGCCATCAGCGTCGCAAGAATCAAAATGGTAA
- a CDS encoding DUF2804 domain-containing protein has translation MDTKSYPEITTIKAPAQLIAPSGEPQYGYFDGIVAELNLDDFDYQTCMDKPASRLAKHFHYKQFQFVGIKTRDYVIGVALADIGYLGSGFAYIYHIKTNRLTQIDWLKPLGLGYQTMPSPKQGIGTIADRHASMRFTITDGQWHLSLQSMAINAELDLIAPPLSLPLALCNPTGYSGWTYTQKHNALKVKGTLTIDGAAVSLLGSSAGYDFSAGFMRRDTSWRWASINSITADGAIGLNLAAGVNETGLNENVFWCNGERHLLGPVQFEFSRKNLNQVWQIKSVDGRVNLSFQGLNQRRERRNLWLLKSNFRQNIGVFNGYVIDNQGRLHIIDNLLGLTEDHYARW, from the coding sequence ATGGATACTAAGAGTTATCCTGAAATCACGACTATTAAGGCACCAGCACAGTTAATTGCCCCAAGCGGTGAGCCGCAGTATGGTTATTTTGATGGCATAGTTGCTGAATTGAATTTAGACGATTTTGACTATCAAACCTGCATGGATAAACCCGCTTCACGCCTAGCTAAACACTTTCATTATAAGCAATTTCAATTTGTTGGTATCAAGACTCGCGACTATGTCATAGGTGTTGCCTTAGCTGATATTGGCTATCTTGGCAGTGGCTTTGCTTATATTTATCACATCAAGACTAATCGGCTCACGCAAATTGATTGGCTTAAACCTTTAGGGCTGGGTTATCAAACCATGCCATCCCCCAAGCAAGGCATAGGCACCATTGCTGATAGGCATGCCAGTATGCGCTTTACCATCACAGACGGCCAATGGCATTTGTCACTGCAATCGATGGCGATTAACGCTGAGCTTGATTTAATTGCGCCGCCTCTCAGTTTGCCGCTCGCCTTGTGTAATCCCACCGGCTATAGCGGCTGGACCTATACCCAAAAACATAATGCCCTTAAGGTCAAAGGTACATTAACAATAGATGGCGCCGCCGTCAGCTTGCTCGGCAGCTCGGCAGGTTATGATTTTTCCGCGGGCTTTATGCGCCGCGATACCAGTTGGCGCTGGGCGTCGATTAACTCCATTACCGCAGATGGCGCCATTGGCCTAAATTTGGCGGCGGGAGTGAATGAAACGGGTCTGAATGAAAATGTATTTTGGTGTAATGGTGAGCGCCATTTACTCGGCCCTGTGCAGTTTGAATTTAGCCGAAAAAATCTTAACCAAGTGTGGCAAATTAAGAGTGTCGATGGTCGAGTCAATCTTAGTTTTCAAGGGCTGAATCAGCGCCGCGAGCGGCGTAACTTGTGGCTATTAAAAAGTAACTTTAGACAAAACATTGGGGTGTTTAATGGTTATGTTATTGATAACCAAGGGCGACTCCACATCATAGATAACTTGTTGGGGTTAACTGAAGATCATTATGCCCGCTGGTAG
- a CDS encoding YajG family lipoprotein — protein MLISLLFLSACSSTPSIIALSPQLDPIAKQLHQVVPIAISSSDARSDNAVVKINQANGKVTLVSPAESPSLQLENMVRTGLSQAGYRIDPASSTHMNIALSTLLTDVNQSTFDYETKSNIIINVTATSGNKTLTKQYTIRGSRSDILTADYASLELELNKLLAEITRSIIVDPELNRFLTGANQ, from the coding sequence TTGTTGATAAGCCTTCTGTTCCTCAGCGCTTGTTCAAGCACGCCTAGTATCATAGCGCTCTCGCCGCAGTTAGACCCCATAGCTAAGCAGCTACATCAAGTGGTGCCGATTGCGATTTCAAGCTCTGATGCTCGCAGCGATAATGCGGTTGTGAAAATCAATCAAGCCAATGGCAAAGTCACATTGGTGAGCCCAGCGGAATCTCCAAGTTTGCAGCTCGAAAACATGGTGCGCACCGGCCTTAGCCAAGCAGGATATAGAATTGATCCCGCCAGCAGCACCCACATGAACATAGCACTAAGCACCTTGCTAACCGATGTCAATCAATCGACATTTGATTATGAAACTAAGAGCAATATCATCATCAATGTCACTGCCACCAGCGGCAATAAAACTCTGACTAAACAATATACTATCCGCGGTTCGCGCTCAGATATATTAACCGCTGATTATGCTAGCCTTGAACTTGAGCTCAATAAGTTACTGGCTGAAATCACCCGTAGCATTATTGTCGATCCTGAACTCAACCGCTTTTTAACTGGAGCTAACCAATGA
- a CDS encoding peptidylprolyl isomerase, protein MKAWMIAALLLSCNAYAQDSSAPLQLETSFPQVKLETTMGTIVVELDANKAPITVNNFLTYVSKGHYDNTIFHRVIDGFVVQGGGVTPDFKEKPTLTAIANESGNGLSNQPGTIAMARSMDPHSATSQFFFNVADNSRLDPSPKRWGYAVFGEVVSGMEVIDAIAKVETGQQRTLNWQDVPLQPVLLKKATLLSDK, encoded by the coding sequence ATGAAAGCATGGATGATTGCCGCCTTATTATTAAGCTGTAATGCCTATGCGCAGGACTCAAGTGCGCCGTTGCAGCTAGAGACTTCGTTCCCACAAGTAAAATTAGAAACGACTATGGGCACAATAGTAGTTGAGCTTGATGCCAATAAGGCGCCAATTACCGTTAATAATTTTCTAACATATGTCAGCAAAGGCCATTATGACAACACCATATTTCATCGCGTGATTGATGGTTTTGTGGTGCAAGGCGGCGGGGTTACGCCTGATTTTAAAGAAAAACCAACACTCACCGCCATAGCCAATGAATCGGGAAATGGCTTATCCAATCAGCCTGGCACCATAGCTATGGCAAGATCTATGGATCCCCATTCGGCCACCAGCCAGTTCTTTTTTAACGTCGCCGATAATAGCCGCTTAGATCCATCACCTAAGCGCTGGGGCTACGCCGTATTTGGTGAAGTCGTGAGTGGTATGGAGGTAATTGATGCCATTGCCAAGGTTGAGACAGGCCAACAAAGAACGCTTAATTGGCAAGATGTGCCGTTACAACCTGTGCTATTAAAAAAAGCGACCTTATTGTCAGATAAATAA
- a CDS encoding MFS transporter, whose protein sequence is MSLLSRLCAPFSVYCHRRVLILLLLGFSAGLPLMLVFSTLSFWLREAGIDRAAIGYFSWIALTYAFKWLWSPLVDRISIPVLTRLIGRRRSWMLLSQIILIIAIMGMASSDPLKDLNHLVAFALMVAFASATQDIVIDAFRIDSAPPSMQAALAAAYQVGYRSAMIVATAGALTIAAWSSNYSDAYSLSGWQYAYWVMAMVMGVGVLATLLAREPKVNTEQSDAIQQQMYLRLCEHHPKRLARLYAWFYSACALPFIDFFQRYGRNALLILALIACYRISDIVMGIMANAFYVDMGFKKEEIAAISKVFGLIMTLVGAAFGGMLVNRFGTMKILFLGALLVASTNLLFAWQALIGYNVPFLTFAISVDNFSAGIATAAFIAYLSSLTSSGFSATQYALLSSIMLLFPKFIAGFSGVYVDNFGYVNFFIGCSLIGFPVLILISLVNKRVPSAELTDEQAASQNDNQGL, encoded by the coding sequence ATGTCATTGCTTTCTCGCCTTTGCGCGCCTTTTTCTGTGTATTGTCACCGCCGCGTCCTGATCTTATTGCTGCTTGGATTTTCAGCAGGCCTGCCTTTAATGCTTGTGTTTTCAACCTTATCGTTTTGGTTAAGGGAAGCTGGCATTGATAGAGCCGCCATAGGTTACTTCAGCTGGATTGCGCTAACCTATGCGTTCAAATGGTTATGGTCTCCTTTGGTCGATAGAATATCGATTCCAGTGCTGACACGCTTAATCGGCCGGCGGCGCAGTTGGATGCTGCTTTCGCAAATCATTCTCATAATCGCGATCATGGGAATGGCAAGCAGCGACCCATTAAAAGATCTCAACCACTTAGTCGCCTTTGCCTTAATGGTGGCTTTTGCTTCTGCCACCCAAGATATTGTCATCGATGCTTTTCGAATTGATTCCGCGCCGCCTAGCATGCAGGCAGCGCTTGCCGCGGCGTATCAAGTAGGTTATCGCAGCGCTATGATAGTAGCCACCGCAGGCGCACTAACCATAGCCGCGTGGAGCAGTAATTACAGTGACGCTTACAGCTTATCTGGCTGGCAATACGCCTACTGGGTCATGGCCATGGTAATGGGCGTTGGCGTATTGGCCACGCTACTGGCGCGCGAGCCTAAAGTTAATACCGAGCAAAGCGATGCCATACAGCAACAAATGTATTTACGCTTATGCGAGCATCACCCTAAACGCCTAGCACGCTTATACGCTTGGTTTTATAGCGCTTGCGCCCTGCCCTTTATCGACTTTTTTCAGCGTTATGGCCGCAATGCCTTACTCATTTTGGCGCTGATTGCCTGTTATCGTATTTCCGATATTGTTATGGGGATTATGGCCAATGCGTTTTACGTAGATATGGGCTTTAAAAAAGAAGAAATTGCGGCGATAAGCAAAGTCTTTGGTTTGATCATGACCTTAGTGGGCGCGGCTTTTGGTGGCATGTTAGTCAATCGCTTTGGCACCATGAAAATCCTATTTTTAGGCGCGCTACTGGTTGCTAGCACTAACTTGCTGTTTGCGTGGCAAGCCCTCATTGGCTACAACGTGCCGTTTCTAACCTTTGCCATTTCCGTTGATAACTTTAGCGCGGGAATTGCAACGGCGGCCTTTATTGCCTATTTATCCAGTCTCACTAGCAGTGGCTTCAGCGCCACTCAATATGCGCTGTTATCATCCATCATGCTGTTATTCCCTAAGTTTATCGCGGGGTTTTCAGGGGTGTATGTCGATAACTTTGGCTATGTGAACTTCTTTATCGGCTGCAGCTTAATTGGCTTTCCGGTGTTAATTTTAATTAGCCTAGTTAATAAGCGCGTGCCGAGCGCAGAGTTAACCGATGAGCAAGCTGCCAGTCAAAATGATAATCAAGGCCTGTAA
- a CDS encoding YajQ family cyclic di-GMP-binding protein, translating to MPSFDIVSEVDEVELRNAVANCKRELDSRFDFRGVECEVEYKDNQVSLRSESDFQCNQMVDVLRGSLSKRNVDPAAMEVEDKAIHSGKFFTLKVKFKQGIDTETAKKLVKEIKNSKLKVVAAIQGESVRITAKKRDDLQAVMALARNSELGQPFQFNNFRD from the coding sequence ATGCCTTCTTTTGATATTGTTTCTGAAGTTGATGAAGTCGAACTGCGTAATGCGGTTGCTAACTGTAAGCGTGAACTGGATTCTCGTTTCGATTTTCGTGGCGTTGAGTGCGAAGTAGAATATAAAGATAATCAGGTGAGCTTACGCTCTGAGTCTGATTTCCAATGTAATCAGATGGTTGATGTACTGCGCGGCTCGTTAAGCAAGCGTAATGTTGACCCTGCGGCCATGGAAGTGGAAGACAAAGCCATTCACTCTGGCAAGTTTTTCACCCTGAAAGTGAAATTCAAGCAAGGCATAGATACTGAAACCGCCAAAAAGTTGGTGAAAGAAATTAAGAACAGTAAGCTTAAAGTCGTGGCCGCGATTCAAGGCGAATCAGTGCGTATTACCGCTAAAAAGCGTGATGACTTACAAGCGGTAATGGCGTTAGCGCGTAATTCTGAGCTGGGGCAACCGTTCCAGTTCAACAACTTCCGTGATTAA
- a CDS encoding VanZ family protein produces MIVKRIIFKFALLLAVLVISYLVFSRPNYSPSVPHLDKIGHLSGFFCLSLLTYLAFKPKWPILLMIMAGYALLIEIVQSYLPYRSAEFGDWIADMSGVVLFYLSLWLYQLFSPAPKSIES; encoded by the coding sequence GTGATAGTTAAACGTATTATTTTCAAATTCGCGTTATTACTTGCCGTATTAGTGATTAGCTATCTGGTGTTTTCTCGCCCTAACTATTCGCCATCAGTGCCTCATCTCGATAAAATCGGTCACTTAAGCGGTTTCTTTTGTTTGTCTTTATTAACCTATTTGGCTTTCAAACCTAAGTGGCCAATTCTGTTGATGATAATGGCAGGCTATGCCTTATTGATTGAAATAGTGCAATCCTATTTACCCTATCGCAGCGCCGAATTTGGTGACTGGATAGCCGATATGTCAGGCGTTGTCTTATTTTACTTATCGCTCTGGCTCTATCAGTTATTTAGCCCCGCACCAAAAAGTATTGAATCCTAA